A part of Microbacterium terregens genomic DNA contains:
- the tsaB gene encoding tRNA (adenosine(37)-N6)-threonylcarbamoyltransferase complex dimerization subunit type 1 TsaB → MILAIDTSVGTAVAVAEDDGVVLAESSSENPLGHAEVIGGMLQSTLAAASVSPESSAEALTHVAAGMGPGPFTGLRVGIAAARAFALGRGIPVVPVVSHDAVALEIYLAGALSDTEVPRFAVVTDARRREFAFTVYEGIDDDGLPVRATEPALIPRGDLDGRLVELGAERRDAAAVSAAMIAIVAGRAVAAARVGTSTEPLYLRSPDVTMPHGPKRVTA, encoded by the coding sequence GTGATCCTCGCCATCGACACCTCCGTCGGCACCGCCGTCGCGGTGGCCGAAGACGACGGGGTGGTTCTCGCGGAGAGTTCCAGTGAGAACCCGCTCGGCCACGCCGAGGTCATCGGCGGGATGCTGCAATCGACGCTGGCTGCGGCATCCGTCTCACCCGAATCCTCCGCCGAGGCGCTCACGCACGTCGCCGCCGGCATGGGCCCGGGTCCCTTCACGGGCTTGCGGGTCGGGATCGCGGCCGCGCGGGCTTTCGCTCTGGGGCGCGGCATCCCGGTCGTGCCCGTCGTCAGTCACGACGCCGTCGCGCTGGAGATCTACCTGGCCGGCGCCCTCAGCGATACCGAGGTCCCCCGGTTCGCCGTCGTCACCGACGCGCGCCGCCGCGAGTTCGCGTTCACCGTGTACGAGGGGATCGACGACGATGGGCTCCCGGTGCGCGCCACCGAGCCCGCGCTGATCCCGCGCGGGGATCTGGACGGGCGGCTGGTCGAGCTGGGCGCGGAGCGCCGCGATGCGGCAGCGGTATCCGCCGCGATGATCGCGATCGTGGCGGGCCGCGCGGTGGCCGCGGCACGCGTCGGCACCTCGACCGAGCCCCTCTATCTGCGCTCGCCCGACGTCACGATGCCGCACGGACCGAAGCGGGTCACGGCATGA
- the rimI gene encoding ribosomal protein S18-alanine N-acetyltransferase → MTMRAATLDDLDAIMALERASFPSDAWSEAMMREELASPHGWYVVVEEAGRVIGYGGLRAVGGATDADIQTIALAEGFRGKGRGRTLLTALLDEAARRGMRDVFLEVRADNPVAQALYVSEGFAEVGRRPRYYQPDDVDALVMRVNIAGWIARNTSDPEVCT, encoded by the coding sequence ATGACGATGCGCGCGGCGACACTGGACGACCTGGACGCGATCATGGCGCTGGAGCGTGCGTCGTTTCCGAGCGACGCCTGGTCGGAGGCGATGATGCGCGAGGAGCTCGCGTCGCCGCACGGCTGGTACGTCGTGGTCGAGGAGGCGGGCCGGGTCATCGGATACGGCGGGCTGCGCGCGGTCGGCGGCGCGACGGATGCCGACATCCAGACGATCGCGCTGGCCGAAGGATTCCGCGGCAAGGGCCGCGGGCGAACGCTGCTGACCGCACTGCTGGACGAGGCCGCGCGCCGCGGGATGCGGGACGTGTTCCTCGAGGTACGCGCCGACAACCCCGTCGCACAGGCGCTGTACGTGTCGGAGGGCTTCGCCGAGGTGGGGCGCCGGCCGCGGTATTACCAGCCCGACGACGTCGATGCACTCGTCATGCGCGTCAATATCGCGGGATGGATCGCACGCAATACGTCGGATCCGGAGGTGTGCACGTGA
- the tsaD gene encoding tRNA (adenosine(37)-N6)-threonylcarbamoyltransferase complex transferase subunit TsaD: MNRVEPLVLGIETSCDETGIGIVRGRTLLSNTIASSMDEHARYGGVVPEVAARAHLEALTPSIEAALAEASVSLNDLDAIAVTSGPGLAGALMVGIGAAKALAVSLGKPLYAVNHLVGHIAADILDADAPALEYPTVALLVSGGHTSLLLVRDLTSDVELLGETMDDAAGEAFDKIARLLGLPYPGGPEIDRAASSGDPRAIPFPRGLSRASDMATHRYDFSFSGLKTAVARWTEQREALGEPIPIADVAASFREAVVDVLVTKALAACADHGVPRLLLGGGVIANRRLREVATERADAAGVALRIPPLSLCTDNGAMIAALAAQLIMAGNEPSAWGFGADSTLPVTEIQVAEEAA; encoded by the coding sequence ATGAACCGCGTCGAACCCCTCGTCCTGGGCATCGAGACCAGCTGCGACGAGACCGGCATCGGCATCGTGCGCGGCCGCACGCTGCTGAGCAACACGATCGCCTCCAGCATGGACGAGCACGCGCGCTACGGCGGCGTCGTCCCCGAGGTCGCCGCGCGCGCCCACCTGGAGGCGCTCACCCCCTCGATCGAGGCGGCCCTGGCCGAGGCATCCGTGTCCCTCAACGATCTGGACGCGATCGCGGTGACCTCCGGCCCCGGCCTCGCCGGAGCCCTGATGGTCGGCATCGGCGCCGCGAAGGCGCTCGCCGTCTCGCTCGGCAAGCCGCTGTACGCGGTCAACCACCTGGTCGGGCACATCGCCGCCGACATCCTCGACGCCGACGCCCCGGCGCTCGAATACCCCACGGTGGCACTGCTGGTCAGCGGCGGGCACACTTCGCTCCTGCTCGTGCGCGACCTCACCTCGGACGTCGAGCTGCTCGGCGAGACCATGGACGATGCCGCCGGCGAAGCGTTCGACAAGATCGCGCGGCTGCTCGGACTGCCGTACCCCGGCGGGCCGGAGATCGATCGGGCCGCTTCGTCGGGTGACCCGCGCGCCATCCCGTTCCCGCGCGGCCTGTCGCGGGCGAGCGACATGGCCACGCACCGCTACGACTTCTCGTTCTCGGGGCTCAAGACCGCTGTCGCCCGCTGGACCGAACAGCGCGAGGCGCTCGGCGAGCCGATCCCGATCGCGGACGTCGCGGCATCCTTCCGCGAGGCCGTCGTCGACGTGCTCGTCACCAAAGCCCTCGCCGCGTGCGCCGACCACGGTGTTCCGCGTCTGCTGCTGGGCGGCGGCGTCATCGCGAACCGCCGGCTGCGCGAGGTCGCGACCGAACGAGCGGATGCCGCGGGCGTCGCCCTGCGCATCCCGCCCCTGTCGCTCTGCACCGACAACGGCGCGATGATCGCGGCCCTCGCCGCACAGCTGATCATGGCCGGCAACGAGCCCTCTGCCTGGGGTTTCGGCGCGGATTCGACCCTGCCGGTCACCGAGATCCAGGTCGCTGAGGAGGCCGCATGA
- a CDS encoding class I SAM-dependent methyltransferase, which translates to MDLTELTALLTPEGLRLLDSTDAVDSTEDVARTVSRLRKAGHSPELVSAVVGQARLRVRARAKFGDFADRMLFTRAGLEQATRLAVAAGHAGRFRAAGITTVADLGCGIGGDALGFAALGLRVDAVEADEVTAAIAAYNLAPFGDAVTVRHGTAEALAPGDAASDVGVWLDPARRTSGHSETARVRPEDYSPALDWAFELAARLPTGIKLGPGLDRGMIPDGVEAQWVSADGSTVELVLWSGILAREGVRRAALVLRGDAAWELTSATDAADEPVRPLGAFVHEPDGSVIRARLIGDVARALDAGMLSDQIAYLTSDAALTSPFVASFRVREVLPTEVRALSRALRDRGIGRLEIKKRGVDIDPAACRKQLKLRGDGSATLILTRVGSKRIAILADRVVE; encoded by the coding sequence GTGGATCTCACCGAGTTGACGGCACTGCTCACCCCCGAGGGGCTGCGGCTGCTGGACTCCACCGACGCCGTCGATTCCACCGAAGACGTCGCCCGCACGGTGTCGAGGCTGCGCAAGGCGGGGCACTCCCCCGAACTGGTCTCCGCCGTCGTCGGCCAGGCGCGGCTGCGCGTGCGGGCTCGCGCGAAGTTCGGCGACTTCGCCGATCGGATGCTGTTCACCCGGGCGGGTCTGGAGCAGGCCACCCGTCTCGCGGTCGCGGCCGGGCATGCCGGCAGGTTCCGCGCGGCCGGCATCACCACTGTCGCGGACCTGGGCTGCGGGATCGGCGGCGACGCTCTCGGCTTCGCCGCGCTCGGCCTGCGGGTCGACGCGGTCGAAGCCGACGAGGTGACCGCCGCGATCGCCGCGTACAACCTCGCCCCGTTCGGGGATGCCGTCACCGTCCGCCACGGCACGGCCGAGGCACTGGCACCGGGGGACGCGGCATCCGATGTCGGCGTGTGGCTGGATCCCGCCCGCCGCACGTCGGGGCACTCCGAGACCGCGCGCGTGCGCCCCGAGGACTACTCCCCCGCGCTGGACTGGGCGTTCGAGCTGGCAGCGCGGCTCCCGACCGGGATCAAGCTGGGCCCGGGCCTGGACCGCGGGATGATCCCCGACGGCGTCGAAGCGCAGTGGGTCAGCGCGGACGGATCCACGGTCGAGCTCGTGCTGTGGTCCGGCATCCTCGCTCGTGAGGGCGTGCGCCGCGCCGCTCTCGTGCTGCGCGGCGACGCGGCGTGGGAGCTGACCTCGGCGACGGATGCCGCGGACGAACCCGTCCGGCCGCTCGGCGCCTTCGTGCACGAGCCGGACGGCTCGGTGATCCGCGCGCGTCTGATCGGCGACGTCGCGCGGGCGCTGGATGCCGGCATGCTGTCGGATCAGATCGCCTACCTGACCTCGGACGCGGCGCTGACCAGTCCGTTCGTCGCGAGCTTCCGCGTGCGCGAGGTGCTGCCGACCGAGGTGCGGGCGCTGTCCCGCGCGCTGCGCGATCGCGGGATCGGGCGGCTCGAGATCAAGAAGCGCGGCGTCGACATCGACCCGGCCGCCTGCCGCAAGCAGCTGAAGCTCCGCGGCGACGGGTCGGCGACCCTCATCCTGACGCGGGTCGGATCCAAGCGGATCGCGATCCTCGCGGACCGGGTGGTCGAGTAG